The Macadamia integrifolia cultivar HAES 741 chromosome 3, SCU_Mint_v3, whole genome shotgun sequence genome segment TCATTTTGGTTTCGTTtcaaatacgaaaaaaaaaaagaaacaactaTTGTAATTGTTCTTGAAACAGGTTCAtcaaacattattttttttttaaattttaaaatgatattttgacacataaattgaaaattatgtttttgatACGAAATGTCGTTTCTGAAACTAAATAACTAGCAAATGCTGTCGAAGTCTTGAAATGAATGAATGGTTGTAGTTGAATCTCCCTGTCTCTTTACATTATGCTTGATATTTAAGGTTAGGTCTCCAACATATGATAGCTAATTAGTGCACTTGAGTAAAAGTTGAAAGCCCAAAAATTTGATTTAAGTTTCCAATTGATAGTGGTAGTTGGATGGGGGGATCATACTCATCTAAATGATCACCTCTCTCTGATTATGTTGATTTGAGGCAATTTTGTAAGCTTCAATCACAAAATCACATGATGAGGCTTGCCAAAATATTTGAGATGGAATTCATTGAGAATCTGGGCCAAGATAACCTAAATGCCAACCCGAACCCAGACTGGCCCAGCATTTGGGCTTCACCACATGGGCCCAAGTCCTCCATATATATGGGACAGGTGGGCTGGACATGAGCCTAGGGTCTGAAAACTTTCATACAGTGTCTCATCaactatttaaaaataaataaatattaatggGTATACCAGTTAAGAGGCTCTTGCATGTGTGAGGTTTGGGGGATGAAAACTATTTAGCTTTATCCTGAGAATATTGATAACTAGAGCGTCTTTGAACATTTTAGAAATCCCTTCATCCCCATGTATATACGGGTGAAAGGTTTCTTCATGGCAAGCCTCTACAAGGTCACTTGTTTTGCCACGTGACATAATCAGTTGGCGCCTAAATTTTTTGGACAAGTATACTGTAGGACTCCTACTCATATGTTGAGTTTCAATCCAAACAAAATTTTCCAAGTAGCAAAATGGGTTTGTAGATTCCTAGCAATCACGGAGTGCTCAGTCCATCTTGAGTATGGAATTCGTGCATGTTCAATATATGCCAATACATGGAAAGTTATAGAGATGAATTTGGGTATGAATTTGATTTGTGTTTCGAACAATCTTTTTCTATCCAGTGATCATAATTACCATGTCATAATAAAAATCCTATCTATACTAAGAGTGTAAATCAACTTCCCTTCAACCCCCGAATACTATATATCAACTTCCCCTCAAGTTCCCCCACCACCTTGGTGAAAGAGACTATTTGTCCATTCAACCCCTCACGAAAGGCAGGTGATTCATTTATAGTGTTCCACTTTCATCCAtattgatgcttttattagtgTTCTCATTGGCCCTTACATTGGTATAATGTAAGAgtactgctttttttttttaggtaaccCTCTCCTTAATAATGAGAAACTGGTTTTTATTTTGAGGAGTGTGGTCCTACGACAGACACATGGTGGTGAAATAATCAGTTCTGCcccatgaaaaagaaaatgaagtttTTGTAGGTACTTCGATATGTACTCTCATGGACCCCTCGCACCTGTAAAACCGCACTCCCTCATTGAAATCATTTCCTCCCTGATAATGTAACCCCAAATAATATAACAAACTGGACTAGACAAGTTGGTCCATTGCAGCTTCATGgtggataggggtgtcaatcggtcggtccggctcggtttcggtccgggttgagtcggtttcgatgtgagaaagttgaaaccgaaactgaaccaataaggaaattccggtttcggtttgtcttcgatttcttaaatcgatttgtaaccgggttggttttggtttttggtctagtttgtattcgactttccatacaaatgtctaaaaaactatgcaaattttgatttttttaatgaattttggagtgtttcggtttcttaccggtttggtttcagtttcggtttggtttcgggttcatctagtttccggtgcggttcgatttgattttggggttgcaatactccaaaccgaaccgaaccaataaggctttggttcgaTTCAATATGtattgttatcggtttggtctggccagttttaccggttcgatttaggaattgacacccctaatggtGGAGCCTGAACCTGATACGTATGTACAGAACAAATCTTGTGAGATTTGAAAGCCAATTTAGAACCATACATCTTCAGAGCTCTCTGGCTTCCTAGTTCCCAACTCCCAACCATACATCAGGGTTTTGAATGTTGGGTTCCATCATTATTTACATAATTCACTCTAGTGATCAGATGCCACGTGTCAAAAACCCACTATGCCACGTGTCAACAACACACTTTGGCATTTTTATGTGTCGGCAGTGTTAGGTGGATTCCAATCTAACGTCTAGTAACAGCCAACCTGATCAGCTTATTTACCATTATTGAACTCCAATGACTTGCACCGATCTCATAGAAAAAGCTCTGATTTCTATTATGACTTCTCAGATTTCCACCGACAGATATAGACCATAGAATGCCGTAAATGGCATGACAAGACGGTAAGCTTTTATGTGGTATTTGGTGAAATGTCCTCTATGAACTGTTTGTTAAAAAGGCTTCAATTAAGCGTTTGATAATTCAGAATCACAACGAACAAGGGCGTTCTCCAAACTCATCATGGGTTACTCCAAAAGAAGAAGCGTTTCAAACTTGGGTGTAGTGGCTGTGGTGTTCGCCTCTGTTTTCTATCTATGTCTCTGGTCTCCCTCTGCCTCGTCAATACTTTACTTTCCAACCCAGAACTGCCCATGCCCATCATCTAAACTGGTAAGCATCTCTTTCATCCTCAAAAGCTATGAAATCAGGAAATGGGTTCActtatttttggttttatttgGTGGGTGTTCATCAGAGTGAGACAATCCTGAAGGGCCCCAAAGATGAGCTTGAAATAGCATTACAGAGAGCTTCAATGGAGAACAAGACAGTCATAATTGCTATACTAAACAAAGCTTATGCCGATGGAGGAAGTCCAGGGAAGACGATGCTTGATCTATTCTTGGAGGGATTTTGGCAGGGAGAAGAAACGCGAGGCTTGGTGGATCATCTCCTACTTGTGGCCATGGATCAAATAGCCTTCGATCGGTGCAGATTTTTGAGGCTTAACTGCTATAGATTGGAGACTGAAGGTGTTGATTTTGGAGGGGAGAAGTTGTATATGTCAAAGGATTTCATCaagatgatgtggaggagaacCCACTTCCTTGGTGATGTTCTAAAACGTGGCTACAACTTCATCTTCACGGTATGTTACtttttcatctttattttcttgaaaaagaaaaagtacagTTGGGAATTGGAATAAAGATGCGAGGAAAGCAAAGTGGGGGAGGAAAACAGGGTTTAAAAACAGGAATCGGTGATGGCCGATTCCGATTTAGATCGGTTTTGGAATCGGTCTCAAGAAACCTAGAATATCCCACTTGATCAGAAAACCTAGgagtgtcaattggtcgggccgGGCCAGTCTCCGTCGAGTTTATACTGGCCTGGCGGGCCTTTGTCCTTtgaccatgacctacctatttaaagaatGAGTTGGTCTCGGTTAGTGTCGTGTCGAGCTAGATTGGGTTTCGGGTTCTGGGTTTCGGGCTTTAATGGGGCTTCTCCTAATCAGGTTTTAAATGGGGTAATATAACAATGACGCCTTAAACAGACCTTAaacggtctttacttttcttagatttaagatactttaatttattttgttaagttATCAATAATTTTGAAACAATACTACACTTAATTACTTAATTatagtcaataattgataaaaatattaatatacaCCCTATTCTATATAAAAAAATCGAAATACCTATATAAACAATTGGGCTAAACGTGTCGGTCCAAATCGGAATTGTAAATAGGCCGATCGGGAGGCCCATTGagcttaccccttgcactgtgtattacctatttataaacgggccgggcttaGTCCCAACATGATTATTAATCCGACGGATCCAAGTCAGGCCATAAACATGTTGGACTCTGTTAGGCATACCAGTACGGGCTTGAAATTGACATCACTATAAAAACCTAGCTTTAGGGGAATCATTGTGGGAATATtccgattaaaaaaaaaaatgaagaaaattggGATGGTCTTGGCCGATTCCCGATCTATCTCACCGATTTTATTGGAGGAAGACAAGCAGATTAGTAAGTTTTCAATAAGATTTTTGTCACCATTCTCAAAAAATTACCTGCATATTTTAGAATTAAGGTTCTATTTGTTTGGACGTAAAATGCCttagaagtaaaataaaaaggagaaatattTACCTCTTCAACTTTATTATATAGTTTTTTAGCATAATTTATAAGTTTACACCATAAGACTTATGTCTTTGCCTTTTTGTTTCCCTACTTCAAATACTGGAAAATATGTAAGTTATcaagaaataaaatctaaaatggATAATTTATTGGATAGAATATGAGAAAATGGTATctttacaaaaatttcaaaattttttatgggTAGGCTTTTCTTGACCGTCTTGTTTACGTAATAGATGGACAaatggatttggctcctctatTGCGCACAAGGGGCGGCACCATAGATCCAATGCCCCAAAACGCCTGGTCATGGAACCCAACACCTAGGTGCGTGTTTTGGGGCGCTCCAAAGAATTGGATATGCGATGCTGCCCCTTGTGCACAATAGAAGAGCCCAACTTTGGACAAATACCCATTTTCTGACACATGATAGATCAGCAATGGCTGAAATTCTATCGACAAATAGACACCAAGGCGATCTCTTCTCACATGTCAAACCGTAGTTGGGTAAGAGTTAGCCACTTGACAAACTAAAGCATCAAAGTAATAAGGATCACCAAAAGCACAATGTTTGGATGGAACCAAAGATGCATTGACATAATGAATTTGGGGTTGTAACTTTAAATGTGTGGTATTTCTTAGATGTTGATCCTATACATATTTTGGATTAAAATTTGACCACTGAGATGGATATGGAATTAATCTTCTATCTCACTACGACCGTAATATGATGTCAATCTTCTACATAAGTAGTTCGCTTCACTTGGCTCTTTCCTTTATTCTTGCAGGATATGGATGTAATGTGGTTGAGGAACCCATTTGTGAGGCTGATCAAAAACCAAACTGATAATGATCTCCAGATCAGTTGTGATGAGTTTAATGGCTACCAACATTCCGAAGAAAACCTAATCAACACAGGTTTCTACTTCATTAGATCAAATAACAAGACCATTGCCCTATTTGATTCATGGTATGACATGAAAGCCAACTACTCTACAGGGATGAAAGAGCAAGATGTCCTCATTAAAATGATGCATATGGGCGTGTTCAAACAATTAGGGCTGAGAGTGAGGTTCTTGGACACCCTCTATTTTAGTGGATT includes the following:
- the LOC122074515 gene encoding uncharacterized protein At1g28695-like, producing the protein MGYSKRRSVSNLGVVAVVFASVFYLCLWSPSASSILYFPTQNCPCPSSKLSETILKGPKDELEIALQRASMENKTVIIAILNKAYADGGSPGKTMLDLFLEGFWQGEETRGLVDHLLLVAMDQIAFDRCRFLRLNCYRLETEGVDFGGEKLYMSKDFIKMMWRRTHFLGDVLKRGYNFIFTDMDVMWLRNPFVRLIKNQTDNDLQISCDEFNGYQHSEENLINTGFYFIRSNNKTIALFDSWYDMKANYSTGMKEQDVLIKMMHMGVFKQLGLRVRFLDTLYFSGFCQDSRDFNAVTTVHANCCRSMDAKVADLTVVLRDWKKFKNVTKKYKRLANNISFFKWSDHRACFKSWIGFNFTSPLP